The Streptomyces sp. ICC1 DNA window CGGAGACGTAGAGCTCACCGGGGACGCCGTCCGGCAGCGGCCGCAGCCACGGGTCCAGGACGAACACCTCGGTGTTGTCGATCGCCACGCCCACCACCGGGTCCACGCACTCGAAGGTGCCCACTCCCAGGGTGTTGATGGTGTATTCGGTGGGTCCGTACAGGTTGTAGCCGACGGTCCCCTCGGTCTCGGCGAGCCGCTGCCACAGGGTCGGGGTGACCGCCTCGCCGCCCAGCAGCACCAGCGCGGGGCGCCGGTCCGGGTTGTCGAGCAGGCCCTCGGCCACCAGCTGCTGCGCGTACGTCGGGGTCACGTTGACCACGTCGATCCCGTGCTCGCGGGAGTACTCGACCAGGGCGGGTGCGTCGCGTCGCAGTTCCTCGTCGCAGATGTGCACCTCGTGCCCGTCGGCGAGCCACAAAAGCTCCTCCCACGACATGTCGAAGGCGAAGGACACGGTGTGCGCGATCCGGAAGACCCGGTCGCCGTGCTCCGCCAGCACCGGTTCGAAGATCCGGCGCTGGTGGTTGACCAGCATGTTGGTGAGTCCGGCGTACTCGGTCACGACGCCCTTGGGCTTCCCCGTCGAACCGGAGGTGTAGATCGTGTACGCGGGGTGCCGCAGCCGGTTCGGGTCGTCCGGTGCGAACGTCACCAACGGCTCGGCCTCGGGAAGGGGGCGGTCCAGTTCGATCAGTTCGCCGGTCAGCCGGGGCGAGACGGCGCTGACGGTGAGGATCACCTCGGGCCGGGCGTCCGCGACGATCGTGGCGATCCGCTCGTCCGGGTGGTCCAGCTCCAGCGGTACGTATCCCGCTCCGGTGCGCAGCACGGCGAACAGGGCCACGATCCAGTCCAGCGAGCGCGGGATCGCGAGGCCCACGGTCTTCTCCGGGCCGATGCCGCGGCCGGCGAGCACGCCCGCCAGCAGGCGGCTGCGGTCCTGGAGTTCGGCGAAGGTCAGGCTCCGGCCGTGCGCGACGAGCGCGATCCGCTCGGGTGAGCGGTCCGCGGCCCGGTCGAAGCGGTCGACCACCGTGTCGGTGCCGATGTCCGTGCGGACGGCGGGCTCGGGCACCGGCCCGAGGCCGGGCAGCGCGCCGACCGGTCCGGTGGACCGGGCGAGGTCCTGGAGGACCCCGACGTAGTCGTCGAGGAGGCGGCGGGCGTCGGCGCTGTCGCCGTGGCGGTGCTCCAGCTTGACGGTGAGCCGGTCGCCGGGCGTGACCACCCAGGTGAACGGGTAGTGGGTGGAATCGTCCGACTTCACCTCGGTGATGCCGTGGCGGGCGTTCATCTCGGCGAGCCCGTCCAGGTCCAGGAAGTTCTGGAGCACGAACAGGTTGTCGAACAGGGTGTCGTGGCCGCTGGCCCGCTGGATCTCGCCGAGCCCCAGGTGCTCGTGCTCCATCGCTTCGACCCGGGCCGCCTGTACGGCGGACAGGTAGTCCCCGACCGTGTCGTCCGGCCGGGCCCGCGTCCACATGGGCACGGTGTTGAGGAGCACGCCGACGATGTCGGACAGGCCCTCGCCCTCGCGGCCGGAGACGGTCACGCCGAACACGGCGTCGCCGCGGCCGGTGTGGGCGCCGAGGAGCAGGCCGAAGGCGCCGGTGAGGACCGAGTTGAGGGTGACTCCGTGCGCCTTGGCCGTATCCCGCAGCAGGTCGGACTGTTCGGCCGTGAGCGTGTGGACGAGCGCGGGCGGCAGGTCGTCCGAGAGGGACGGTGCCGGTCCGGCGAGCAGTGTCGGGCCGGAGAGCCCGGCCAGGTGCCCGGCCCAGAACCGCTCCGAGAGGGCCGGGTCCTTGGCGGCGAGCGCCCGGGCGTGGTCCTCGAAGCGCGGCTCGGCCTGGGTCGCGTCCGGCTGCTCGCCGGCGAGTACGGCCCGGTAGGCCTCGAAGAGGTCCCGCAGCACGATCGCGCGGGACCAGCCGTCCCACAGCAGCAGGTGGTAGCTGAGGAGCAGGCCGTCGCGGCCGCCCGGCAGCCGGACCACGGTGAGCCGGATCAGCGGCGGCTCGGCCGGGTCGAATCCGGTGTTGCGGTCCCGGACGCGGAAGGCTTCGACCTCCTCGTCGCCCGACAGCTCGACCGTGTGGACGCCGACCCGGCGGCCCGCCTTGAGGACCTGGACCGGGTTGCCGTCGTCGTCGGTGGAGAAGCCGGCGCCGACGACGGGGTGCCGGGCCATGACGACGGCCATGGCCTCGGCCAGGGCTCCGGTGTCGAGGCGCCGGTCGAGGGCGAAGTAGCTCTGCGCGACGTAGTGTCCGGCCGAGCCCGCCAGCTGGGCCTGGAAGTACAGGCCCCGCTGGAGCGCGGTGACCGGCGCCGTGCGCTCCGCGGTCGCGGAGGCTTCCGCGAGGGCTTCCAGGGCGTCCAGCCAGTGCGCGGCGAGCTCGTCGGGGATCTCCTCGGCGAGGGTGAAGGTCGCGTGCAGGCTGCCGGTGGCCGCGTCGGTCCAGGCGTTGACCTCCACGGCGTACGGGCTGTCCCGGTCGGCGCCGGTGATGTGGAGCGCCTGGGACTCGCTGCCCCGGCCGAGGTAGTTGAACAGCACCTGCGGACGGGCGGTCAGCAGCGGGGCCGTCTGCGGGTTGAGGTGGCGGAGCCGGCCGTAGGCCAGGTGCCCGGACTCGTCCGGCTGGCGCTCGGCGAGCTCGCGGGCCGCCGCGACCGGGTCGGTGTGCGCGGTGAGCCGGACGGGCGCGATGGCGGTGAACCAGCCGACCGTGCGGGTGTAGTCGTGGTGCTCCGCCACCGCGACCCGGCCGTGGCGCTCCAGCTCGATCGCGAGATCGGTGGGTGCCGGCTGGATCCGCGTCAGGGCGGTGCGCAGGGCGCCGCACAGCAGCTCGGTGAGCGCGACGCCGAGCGCGGCGGGCGCGGTGCGCGTCACCCGGTCGCTGACGGCGGCGTCGAGCACCACGGTGGTGTCGCGCAGCGGGCCGACGGCCGGCAGCAGCGGGGGTGCCTGGAGGGTGTCGATCCAGTGTCCGAGGCCGGCGATGTCGCCGACGGACCGCAGGACCTGGGCCTCCGCGTACTCGGCGTAGGACGTGGTCGCCGGTGCGAGGGTCTCGCCGCGCAGTGCGGCCGCCATGTCGTCCAGCAGGATCAGCCAGGACACCGCGTCGACCGCGATGTGGTGCACGGTGATCACCAGGGTGCCGGTGGCCGCGAGCCAGGTGAAGGCGATGACGTCCCCGGTCTCGGGGTCGAGCCGGCCGGCGGCCTCGTTCGCGGCGTCCGCCGCGTCCGCCGCGTCCGAGTGGACGACGGTGGCCTCGCGGGCGGGTTCGGTGCGCAGGGTCCACGCGCCGTGCTCGGTGCGCAGCCGTATCCGCAGGGCCGGGTGGGCGGCCAGTACGGCGTCGGCGGCGCGCTCGATGTCGGCGAGCGCGGTGCCTTCGGCCACGTCCAGCGTTCTGGCCTGGGCGAACCGGGCGAGGGAGCCGCCCAGCTCGCGCTGGCGCAGGATGATCGGCGTGGGGGCCACCGGGCCGTCCTCGCGGCGCGCGGGAGCGGGCGCGGACGCCTGGGCCGGCGTGCGCGTGCCCAGGAGCTCGGCGAGCGCCCTCGGCGTCTTCAGCAGGAACACGTCGCGGGGTGCGATCGGCAGGCCGAGCGCCCTGGCCCGGTTGACCACGGTGATGGCGATGATGCTGTCGCCGCCGGCGCCGAAGAAGTCGGTGTCGGCGTCCGCGTCGGGGTGGGACAGCGTGTCGGCGAAGATGGCGACCAGCGGGGCGAGTACGGAGTCCGCGGCGGAGCCGGTGGCGGCCACCGGGGTGTCGTCCTGCGCGGCCCGCTCGATCAGGGCCTTGCGGTCCAGCTTGCCGTTGACGGTCAGCGGCAGGGCGTCCACGGGCAGGACCCGGCCCGGCACCATGTGTACGGGCAGCTTCTCCGCGAGGAGGGCGGAGAGGTCTCCGGGGACCCGGCCCACGACGTGGGCGACCAGGTGGTCGCCGCTGTCGGCCACGGTGACGGCCACGTCGACGACGCCGTCGAGGTCCCGCAGCGCGGCCTCGACCTCGCCGAGCTCGATGCGGAAGCCCTTGAGCTGCACCTGGTCGTCGGCGCGGCCGGTGAACTCCAGCTCGCCGTCGAGAGTGCGGATCGCGAGGTCGCCCGTGTGGTACATCCGGGAGCCGTCGCCCGCGAAGGGGTTCGCGACGAACCGGCCCGCGGTGAGGCCCGGCCGGCCCAGGTAGCCGAGGGAGACCTGGTCGCCGGCCACGTAGATGGCGCCCACGACACCCGGAGCGACCGGCTGGAGCCGGTCGTCGAGCAGGTAGGTGGTCAGGCCCGGGATGGGGCCGCCGATGGGGCTCACGTCGTCGCCGAAGGCGAAGTCCTCACCGGTCAGCACCCGGTGGGTCACGTGGACGGTCGTCTCGGTGATCCCGTACATGTTGACGAGCTCGGGCGAGGCGGCGCCGTGCCGCTCGACCCAGCCGCGCAGCCGTCCGAGGTCCAGCGCCTCGCCGCCGAAGACGACCCGGCGCAGGGCGGGGAGCGACGGGCCGGTGAGCGACCGGCCGGCGTGCCGATCGGCCTCGGCGAACTGGTAGAAGGCCGAGGGCGTCTGGTTGAGCACGGTCACCCCGCGCTCGCGGACCAGGCGGTGGAAGTCGACCGGGGAGCGGGTCAGCCCGTAGTCGGGGACGAGCAGCTCGCCGCCGTGGACCAGGGCGCCCCACAGCTCCCAGACCGCGAAGTCGAAGGAGTAGGAGTGGAACTGCACCCACACGTCGTCCGGGCCGAAGGCCATGTCCGGCTGGGTGTTGGCGAGCAGCGCGACCACGCTGGAGTGCGGGACGACGACGCCCTTGGGCTTGCCGGTGGAGCCGGAGGTGTAGATCACGTAGGCGGGGTCGTGCCAGCTGACCTCGCCGGCCTCGCCGTCCCGGGCGTTCGCCTCGGCGTCCGCTGAAGCGTGCGGCTCGTCGCCCTGTACGAGGACGCGGGCGGTGACGCCCGCACGGTCCAGGAGCTCCGTGAAGCGTTCGCGCTGACCGGGATCGACGAGGACGACCTGCGGCGCGGCGTCCGCGAGGACGTACTCGAGGCGCCCGTCCGGATAGGCCGTGTCGAGCGGTACGTAGGCGCCGCCCGCGCTGACGATCGCGACCAGGGCGACGACCTGCTCGATGGTGCGCGGGACGGCCACGGCCACGCGCCGGCCCGGCCGGACCCCGGCCGCGCGCAGGGCTGCGGCCAGTTCGTTCTTGGCGGCAGCCAGTTCGCCGTAGGTCAGCGACCGGGTGGTGCCGTCGAGCGCGCACTGGGTGACGGCGGTGGCCGCCGGGTCCCGGTCCGCCGCGGCGTCGAACAGGCCGCCGAGGGTGGTCGGGGTGATCCGTGCGGGGCTCCTGCCCTCCTTGGGCACGAGGTCGCCGACCGGGGCGTCCGGCCGGGCGAGCAGGCCGGTGAGGGTGTGCGCGAAGCGGCCGAGGATGTCCTGGGCGCTGCTCTCGCGCAGCAGTTCGCCGTCGTAGATCAGGTTGAAGCGCGGGCGCCCGTCGAGGGCCCGCTCCACGACGAGGGTCAGCGGGTAGTGCGGGGCTCCCTCGTTGACGAGGTCCGTGATGGCCAGCGTGTCGCCGGTCCGGCGCAGGGCGGCCACGTCGGTCGCCACGTCGAACACCACGAGGGTGTCGAAGAGGGGGCCGACGCCGGCCTGGCGGCCGATCCGGGCCAGCGAGACGTGCTGGTGCGGCAGGACCGCGCCCTGGTGTTCGCGCACCGAGGCGAGCAGTTCGCCCGCCGTGGTGCCGGCGGTCCACCGGGCGCGCAGCGGGATGGTGTTGATGAACAGGCCGACCATGTCACCGATGCCGGGGACGTCCGCGTCGCGGCCGGAGACGGTGGAACCGAAGACCACGTCGCCGGAGTGCAGGATGGAGCCGAGGGTCAGTGCCCAGGCGCTGTGCACGGCCACGCTCAGCGGCACGCCGGCCGCGCGGACGGCCGCGTCGATGTCTTCGGCCGGTTCCACGGAGGTGTCGGCGAAGCGGTCGGACGGGGTGTGCTCCCTGGCCACCAGCGAGGGGCCGGGGAGCCCGGCGAGCTCGGCGCCCCACACCCGGTCGCTCTCGTCCGCGTCGCGGCCGGCGAGCCAGCCGACGTAGTCGGGGAAGCCGCTCAGCGTGTACATGCTGCCCGGCGCGTGGTACTCGGCGAGCAGCGTGCGCAGCATCGCGGGCACCGACCAGCCGTCGGCGATGATGTGGTGGACGGTCTGCACCAGGACGTCGCGGCCCGATTCCGGGTCGCGGACCAGCGTGAACCGCATCAGCGGGCCGGTGGCCAGGTCGAATCCGGCGCGGCGGTCCCGCTCGGCGTGGGCGTGGAGCTCCTCGTCGGTGATGCCGGGCCGCTCCAGCGTGGTGAAGGGCGCCTCGGCGCCGCTCTCCAGCACGGAGACGACGCGGCCGTCGGCGAGGGCCTGGAACCGCGCGGCCAGGTTCGGGTACAGGACGAGGAGCCGGGTGGCGGCGGCCGCGAGGCGGCCGGCGTCGAGCTCGCCCTCCAGGGTCAGCAGCTGCTGTTCGACGTAGCTGCCCGCGGAGTCCTCGTCGAAGACCGAGTGGAAGTACAGGCCTTCCTGGAGCGGGGTCAGGGGCAGGACGGCGCGCAGGGCGGGGCCGTCCAGGGCGTCGACGTCGGCCTGCGTCAGGCGTACCAGCGGGAAGTCGCTGGGCGAGTGGCCGCCTTCGTCGAGCGCGGCCAGGGCGGTGAGGGCCTCCCGGAAGTACCCGCCGATCGCCTCGACGTCCTCGTCGGTGAACATCCCGTCGGGCCAGGAGATGGTGGTGACGAGTTCGTACTCGCCGGTGGCGGCGGGTTCGGCGATCGCGTTGAACTCCAGGGCGCGCGGCAGGCGCATCCGCGGGTCGCGCTTCTCGCCGAGCTGCCCGGTGGTTCCGCAGAGCTGCCAGTCCCCGGACGCGCCCGCGTCGAAGCGGCCCAGGTAGTTGAACAGGACCTGGGGCGCGGGGGCCGTGAAGGCGGCGTCGGACAGGTAGCGCAGGGCGCCGTAGGAGACGCCGTTGCTCGGGACCCGGGCGAGGTCCTCCTTGACCGCCTTGAGGGCGGCCGCGAGGTACTCGGGGGCGGTGAAGTCGGCGGCCCGGCCGGGGTCCACGGTCACCGGGAACAGGGTCGTGAACCAGCCGACGGTCCGCGACAGTTCCGGCTCGACGCCGGCGGGGCCCGCGACGTGGCGTCCTTCGCGTCCGTGGCCCTCGAGTTCGATGTGGGCGAAGGTCTGGTCCTGGCCGCGGTCGCGGCGCCACCGGGCGAGGGTGACGGCGAGCGCGGTCAGCAGGACGTCGTTGACGCCCGCGTGGAACTTCGCCGGTACCTCGCCCAGCAGCGCGGCGGTGACCTCGGGGCCGACCGTGACGGTCCGGTCCCGCTCACGCTCGACCGTGTCGGCCTCGGACGGTGCCCGCCGGCCGAGCGGCGCGTCGGGTCCCGGCAGGGGGCGCTCGAAGTGGGTGCGGTCCGCGTCGAACTCCGCGCCGCCCAGGAGCTGGGTCCAGCGCCGGAACGACGTGCCCACCGCGGGCAGTTCGACGGCTTCGCCCGCGGAGGTCTGGCGCCATGCCGTGGCCAGGTCCTCCATCAGGACCCGCCAGGACACGCCGTCGACCACCACGTGGTGGGCGACGAGGACCAGTTGGCGTGCCTCACGGCGCCAGACGGACCGCAGCATCACGCCGTTGTCCGGGTCCAGCGCTTCGGTGGCGAGGGCGACGCACTCGTCGAGCGGGAGGTCGCTCTCCTGCCAGCCGGCGGTGATCCCTTCGGCCTCCGGGATGTCGAAGCTCCAGCGCTCGCCGCGGACGAGCCGGGCGCGCAGCATGTCGTGCCGGGCCACGACGGAGTCGAGGACGGCGGCGAGGGCGTCGGCGGTGAGGTCCGCCGGGGTGTTCAACACGACCGCCTGCACGAAGCCGTCGATCGCGTCGGTGGTGCGGCCGAGCCACTGGACGATGGGCGATCCCGTGACGGGACCGGTCGCGACGTCGGCGTGGTCCGCCCGGGCGACGTCCTCGCGGCCGGCCACCGCCGCGAGCGCGCCCAGGACGCTGTTGGCGAAGATCTGTCCCGCGGTGACGTAGAGGCCCGCTTCGCGCAGCGCGCTCAGCAGCGAGATCGCGAGGATGCTGTCGCCGCCGAGCTGGAAGAAGTCCTGGTCGACGCCCACCTCCTCCAGCCGCAGTACCGAGGCGACGGCCGCGCAGACCGCGCGCTCGTCGTCGGTGGAGGGCCGCAGGAACGAGCCGGTGACGATCTCGGGTTCGGGCAGTGCGCGGCGGTCGAGCTTGCCGTTCGCGGTGAGCGGGAACTCGGTCATCACGACGACGTGGGCGGGCACCATGTACTCGACCATGTGCCCGGCGGCCCACGCCTTGACCTCGTCGGCCGTCAGGCCCTCGCTGTCGGCGGCCGGGATCACGTACCCCACGAGGTAGGTGCCGCCCGCGCTGTTCTTCTTCGCGATGACGCAGGTGTGCCGCACCCCGGGGTGCTCCGCGAGGCCGACCTCGACGTCCTCGAGCTCCAGGCGCATGCCGCGGATCTTGATCTGGTTGTCGGCCCGGCCGAGGAAGTCGAGCGATCCGTCCGGGGCGAACCGGGCGAGGTCACCGGTCCGGTAGAGGCGGGAGCCGTCGTCCGCGAAGGGGTTCGCCACGAACCGCGAGGCGGTCAGCCCGGGTGCGCCGACGTATCCGCGGCCGAGGAGGAAGCCGCCCACGTAGAGCTCGCCGCCGACGCCGACCGGCACCGGGCGCAGCTCGTCGTCGAGGACGTACAGCTGGGTGTTGGGGTTGGCCTTGCCGATCGAGGTCGACAGGCGTTCGGCCTCGCCCCGGTAGATGACGTGGGAGACGCCGATGGTCGTCTCGGCCGGGCCGTAGCCGTGGTACATGGGGATGTCGAGCCGGGTGCGGTAGCGCTCGTACAGCTCGGGGGTGAGCACCTCGCCGCCGCACCACACGTGGCGCATGCTGTCGAGCCGGTCGGAGTCGCCCGCGATCTCCAGGAGGACGTCCAGCATGGAGGAGACGAGGTAGGTGAAGGTGACGCGGTGCTCGGCGATCACGCTCAGCAGGTGGTGCGGATCGCGTTCGCCGCCGGGCCGCAGGACCACGAGCCGGCCGCCGCACACGAGCGGGAGGAAGATCTCGTTGATGGATATGTCGAAGGACAGCGGCGCCTTGAACAGGGACGCGTCGTCGTGGCCGAAGCCCAGGATCTCGTTGACCTGCCAGAGCAGGCGCTCGCTGATCGCCTCGTGGCGGATCATCGCGCCCTTGGGGCGGCCGGTGGAACCGGACGTGAAGATCACGTAGGCCAGGGAGTTGCCGGGGGCGGTGATTCCGGTGCCCTCGGTGGGCTGGTCGGCGTACCGCCAGTCGTCGAGGTCGACGGTGACGGCGGCCGGTTCGGCGGGGTCGTGCTCGCCGGAGCCGCTCAGCTGCACCACGACCCGCGCGTCGTCGATGACGACGGCGCGGCGCGCGGCGGGCCACTGCGGGTCGAGCGGTACGAAGGCGCAGCCGGCCTGCAGCACTCCGAGGAGGCCGATCACCATGTCGGCGGAGCGGCCGAGCGAGATGCCGACGACCTGCTCGGCGCCCAGTCCGCGTCCGATCAGGTGGTGGGCCAGCTGGGCGGACAGCTCGGCCGCCTGGCGGTAGGTCAGCGAGCGGTCTTCGTCGATGATGGCGACCGCGTCCGGCCTGAGCCGCGCCTGCTCGCGGAACATCTCCACGATGGTCGGCCGGACCCGGTCCGCCCCGGTGTCGTTCCACTCGGCCAGGGTCTTGAGTCGCTCCGCCGGGTCGGACGGGCCGATGGTTCCGATGGGCCGGTCCGGAAAGTCCGCCAGGTCGTCCAGCGCGCGCTGCGCGTCGGA harbors:
- a CDS encoding non-ribosomal peptide synthetase, with translation MMEPSARLVLISPTRLADVRRRTGGHADRTVAEACAIGLSFWATGESPDGIDLTPGTLFADVLGWVDNGGSAPSGWETGEAGPDGIGIAVPEGVLASDAQRALDDLADFPDRPIGTIGPSDPAERLKTLAEWNDTGADRVRPTIVEMFREQARLRPDAVAIIDEDRSLTYRQAAELSAQLAHHLIGRGLGAEQVVGISLGRSADMVIGLLGVLQAGCAFVPLDPQWPAARRAVVIDDARVVVQLSGSGEHDPAEPAAVTVDLDDWRYADQPTEGTGITAPGNSLAYVIFTSGSTGRPKGAMIRHEAISERLLWQVNEILGFGHDDASLFKAPLSFDISINEIFLPLVCGGRLVVLRPGGERDPHHLLSVIAEHRVTFTYLVSSMLDVLLEIAGDSDRLDSMRHVWCGGEVLTPELYERYRTRLDIPMYHGYGPAETTIGVSHVIYRGEAERLSTSIGKANPNTQLYVLDDELRPVPVGVGGELYVGGFLLGRGYVGAPGLTASRFVANPFADDGSRLYRTGDLARFAPDGSLDFLGRADNQIKIRGMRLELEDVEVGLAEHPGVRHTCVIAKKNSAGGTYLVGYVIPAADSEGLTADEVKAWAAGHMVEYMVPAHVVVMTEFPLTANGKLDRRALPEPEIVTGSFLRPSTDDERAVCAAVASVLRLEEVGVDQDFFQLGGDSILAISLLSALREAGLYVTAGQIFANSVLGALAAVAGREDVARADHADVATGPVTGSPIVQWLGRTTDAIDGFVQAVVLNTPADLTADALAAVLDSVVARHDMLRARLVRGERWSFDIPEAEGITAGWQESDLPLDECVALATEALDPDNGVMLRSVWRREARQLVLVAHHVVVDGVSWRVLMEDLATAWRQTSAGEAVELPAVGTSFRRWTQLLGGAEFDADRTHFERPLPGPDAPLGRRAPSEADTVERERDRTVTVGPEVTAALLGEVPAKFHAGVNDVLLTALAVTLARWRRDRGQDQTFAHIELEGHGREGRHVAGPAGVEPELSRTVGWFTTLFPVTVDPGRAADFTAPEYLAAALKAVKEDLARVPSNGVSYGALRYLSDAAFTAPAPQVLFNYLGRFDAGASGDWQLCGTTGQLGEKRDPRMRLPRALEFNAIAEPAATGEYELVTTISWPDGMFTDEDVEAIGGYFREALTALAALDEGGHSPSDFPLVRLTQADVDALDGPALRAVLPLTPLQEGLYFHSVFDEDSAGSYVEQQLLTLEGELDAGRLAAAATRLLVLYPNLAARFQALADGRVVSVLESGAEAPFTTLERPGITDEELHAHAERDRRAGFDLATGPLMRFTLVRDPESGRDVLVQTVHHIIADGWSVPAMLRTLLAEYHAPGSMYTLSGFPDYVGWLAGRDADESDRVWGAELAGLPGPSLVAREHTPSDRFADTSVEPAEDIDAAVRAAGVPLSVAVHSAWALTLGSILHSGDVVFGSTVSGRDADVPGIGDMVGLFINTIPLRARWTAGTTAGELLASVREHQGAVLPHQHVSLARIGRQAGVGPLFDTLVVFDVATDVAALRRTGDTLAITDLVNEGAPHYPLTLVVERALDGRPRFNLIYDGELLRESSAQDILGRFAHTLTGLLARPDAPVGDLVPKEGRSPARITPTTLGGLFDAAADRDPAATAVTQCALDGTTRSLTYGELAAAKNELAAALRAAGVRPGRRVAVAVPRTIEQVVALVAIVSAGGAYVPLDTAYPDGRLEYVLADAAPQVVLVDPGQRERFTELLDRAGVTARVLVQGDEPHASADAEANARDGEAGEVSWHDPAYVIYTSGSTGKPKGVVVPHSSVVALLANTQPDMAFGPDDVWVQFHSYSFDFAVWELWGALVHGGELLVPDYGLTRSPVDFHRLVRERGVTVLNQTPSAFYQFAEADRHAGRSLTGPSLPALRRVVFGGEALDLGRLRGWVERHGAASPELVNMYGITETTVHVTHRVLTGEDFAFGDDVSPIGGPIPGLTTYLLDDRLQPVAPGVVGAIYVAGDQVSLGYLGRPGLTAGRFVANPFAGDGSRMYHTGDLAIRTLDGELEFTGRADDQVQLKGFRIELGEVEAALRDLDGVVDVAVTVADSGDHLVAHVVGRVPGDLSALLAEKLPVHMVPGRVLPVDALPLTVNGKLDRKALIERAAQDDTPVAATGSAADSVLAPLVAIFADTLSHPDADADTDFFGAGGDSIIAITVVNRARALGLPIAPRDVFLLKTPRALAELLGTRTPAQASAPAPARREDGPVAPTPIILRQRELGGSLARFAQARTLDVAEGTALADIERAADAVLAAHPALRIRLRTEHGAWTLRTEPAREATVVHSDAADAADAANEAAGRLDPETGDVIAFTWLAATGTLVITVHHIAVDAVSWLILLDDMAAALRGETLAPATTSYAEYAEAQVLRSVGDIAGLGHWIDTLQAPPLLPAVGPLRDTTVVLDAAVSDRVTRTAPAALGVALTELLCGALRTALTRIQPAPTDLAIELERHGRVAVAEHHDYTRTVGWFTAIAPVRLTAHTDPVAAARELAERQPDESGHLAYGRLRHLNPQTAPLLTARPQVLFNYLGRGSESQALHITGADRDSPYAVEVNAWTDAATGSLHATFTLAEEIPDELAAHWLDALEALAEASATAERTAPVTALQRGLYFQAQLAGSAGHYVAQSYFALDRRLDTGALAEAMAVVMARHPVVGAGFSTDDDGNPVQVLKAGRRVGVHTVELSGDEEVEAFRVRDRNTGFDPAEPPLIRLTVVRLPGGRDGLLLSYHLLLWDGWSRAIVLRDLFEAYRAVLAGEQPDATQAEPRFEDHARALAAKDPALSERFWAGHLAGLSGPTLLAGPAPSLSDDLPPALVHTLTAEQSDLLRDTAKAHGVTLNSVLTGAFGLLLGAHTGRGDAVFGVTVSGREGEGLSDIVGVLLNTVPMWTRARPDDTVGDYLSAVQAARVEAMEHEHLGLGEIQRASGHDTLFDNLFVLQNFLDLDGLAEMNARHGITEVKSDDSTHYPFTWVVTPGDRLTVKLEHRHGDSADARRLLDDYVGVLQDLARSTGPVGALPGLGPVPEPAVRTDIGTDTVVDRFDRAADRSPERIALVAHGRSLTFAELQDRSRLLAGVLAGRGIGPEKTVGLAIPRSLDWIVALFAVLRTGAGYVPLELDHPDERIATIVADARPEVILTVSAVSPRLTGELIELDRPLPEAEPLVTFAPDDPNRLRHPAYTIYTSGSTGKPKGVVTEYAGLTNMLVNHQRRIFEPVLAEHGDRVFRIAHTVSFAFDMSWEELLWLADGHEVHICDEELRRDAPALVEYSREHGIDVVNVTPTYAQQLVAEGLLDNPDRRPALVLLGGEAVTPTLWQRLAETEGTVGYNLYGPTEYTINTLGVGTFECVDPVVGVAIDNTEVFVLDPWLRPLPDGVPGELYVSGIGIARGYLGQSAQTAHRFVASPFGAPGERMYRTGDLVIRRPDGNLMYLGRTDQQVKIRGHRVELGEVEAAFAAHPAVRFTAAVAQPDPQVDGAHRLAAYLVLADGFDLAAVAAEVGAGLPDYMRPTHYAQVDAIPLTVNGKADTKALPEPKPLGALTTSGERGPETETETLVCEFFAEALDLDDDEVSAVSDFTSLGGHSMLAVRLVGLLRREFGPAITIRDLLTLRTPEAIARHLDDNS